One window from the genome of Solea solea chromosome 2, fSolSol10.1, whole genome shotgun sequence encodes:
- the stat1a gene encoding signal transducer and activator of transcription 1a isoform X3 → MAQWCQLQMLDCKYLEQVDQLYDDSFPMDIRQYLSRWIESIDWDTVAMQDSLATVRFHDLLAQLDDQHSRFALENNFLLQHNIRKIKRNLQDRFQDDPVHMAMIISKNLKEEQKILATAKSAEQEGEVTVSAMVVEKQKLDNKMKEIKERVQCVDQNIKNVEDLQDEYDFKINTLKIRENEMNGMTQKELEKEKTLIARMCFELKNKRQEVVIQLTDLLNAAQTLLSDLISEELPEWKQRQQIACIGGPPNACVDQLQNWFTAVAESLQQVRQHLKKLQELEQKFTYESDPITQKKSFLEARALDLLKNLLSNSLVVERQPCMPTHPQRPLVLKTGVQFTVKLRFLVKLQEFNYQLKVKALFDKDVTEKKGFRKFNILGTNTKVMNMEESNGSLAAEFRHLQLKEQKVAGNRTNEGPLIVTEELHSLSFESELQLNQSGLNIKLEAMSLPVVVISNVCQLPSGWASILWYNMLTTEPKNLKFFLSPPPAKWSQLSEVLSWQFSSVTQRGLNQEQLNMLADKLLGAKAQRNPEGLIPWTKFCKQGSNEKSFPFWLWIEGILDLIKRHLLSLWNDGSIMGFISKEREKGLLSDKCPGTFLLRFSESSREGAITFTWIELDVHDKPVYHSVEPYTKKELGAVSLPDIIRTYKVMAAENIPENPLRFLYPNIPKDKAFGKYYPKPTETPEPMDVDNKEKSGYMKTELISVSEVHPSRLHDNMMPMSPDDYRALEQYVGPRDIDAVASNLIGFEDFAIELH, encoded by the exons ATGGCGCAGTGGTGCCAACTTCAGATGCTGGACTGCAAGTACCTGGAGCAGGTGGACCAACTGTATGACGACTCCTTCCCCATGGACATAAGACAGTATCTGAGCAGATGGATCGAAAGCATTGACTG GGACACGGTGGCAATGCAGGACTCGCTGGCTACCGTCCGTTTCCACGACCTCCTGGCTCAGCTGGACGACCAACACAGCCGCTTCGCCCTGGAGAACAACTTTCTGCTGCAGCACAACATCCGCAAAATCAAGAGGAACCTGCAG GATCGGTTCCAGGATGATCCGGTCCACATGGCCATGATCATCTCCAAAAACTTGAAGGAGGAGCAGAAGATCCTGGCCACTGCAAAGAGTGCTGAG CAGGAGGGTGAGGTGACGGTGTCTGCCATGGTGGTGGAGAAACAGAAGCTGGACAACAAGATGAAGGAGATCAAAGAAAGAGTTCAG TGTGTGGACCAGAACATCAAGAATGTGGAAGATCTGCAGGACGAGTACGACTTTAAAATCAACACGCTGAAGATCAGGG AGAATGAAATGAACGGCATGACACAGAAGGAGCTGGAGAAAGAGAAGACGCTGATCGCGAGGATGTGCTTTGAGCTGAAGAACAAACGACAG GAAGTGGTGATCCAGCTGACCGACCTCCTGAACGCCGCTCAGACGTTGCTCTCTGACCTGATCTCCGAGGAGCTGCCGGAGTGGAAGCAGCGGCAGCAGATCGCCTGCATTGGAGGTCCACCCAATGCTTGTGTGGACCAGCTGCAGAACTG gtTTACAGCAGTTGCAGAGAGTCTCCAGCAGGTGCGTCAGCATCTAAAGAAGCTGCAGGAGTTGGAGCAGAAGTTTACATACGAGAGCGACCCCATCACGCAGAAGAAATCTTTCCTGGAGGCCCGAGCTCTGGATCTCCTCAAGAACCTGCTCTCCAA ctctcTGGTTGTAGAGAGGCAGCCCTGCATGCCCACCCACCCACAGAGGCCGTTGGTTCTGAAAACAGGCGTCCAGTTCACCGTGAAGCTCCG GTTCCTGGTGAAGCTGCAGGAGTTTAACTACCAACTCAAAGTCAAAGCTCTGTTTGACAA GGATGTGACAGAGAAGAAAGG GTTCCGGAAGTTCAACATTTTGGGAACAAACACCAAAGTGATGAACATGGAGGAGTCGAATGGAAGCCTGGCAGCAGAGTTCAGACATTTG CAACTGAAAGAGCAGAAAGTTGCCGGGAACAGAACAAATGAG GGTCCGCTGATCGTCACCGAAGAGCTTCACTCGCTCAGCTTTGAGTCCGAGCTGCAGCTCAACCAGTCGGGACTCAACATCAAGCTGGAG GCCATGTCTCTGCCTGTTGTGGTCATCTCTAACGTCTGTCAGCTGCCCAGCGGCTGGGCCTCCATCCTGTGGTACAACATGCTCACCACTGAGCCCAAG AACCTGAAGTTCTTTCTCTCGCCTCCACCCGCGAAGTGGTCTCAGCTGTCCGAGGTCCTCAGCTGGCAGTTCTCCTCTGTCACCCAACGGGGCCTGAACCAGGAGCAGCTCAACATGCTGGCGGACAAATTACTCG gaGCTAAAGCTCAGAGGAATCCAGAGGGACTCATTCCCTGGACCAAGTTCTGCAAG CAAGGTTCCAATGAGAAATCTTTTCCCTTCTGGTTGTGGATTGAAGGAATCTTGGATCTGATTAAACGACACCTACTTTCCCTCTGGAACGACGG TTCCATCATGGGTTtcatcagtaaggagagggagaaaggtCTGCTGAGCGACAAGTGTCCCGGCACCTTCCTGCTGCGGTTCAGCGAGAGCAGCAGAGAAGGAGCCATCACCTTCACGTGGATCGAACTCGACGTCCACG ACAAGCCGGTGTATCACTCTGTGGAGCCGTACACAAAGAAAGAGCTGGGTGCCGTGTCTCTGCCCGACATCATCCGCACATACAAGGTGATGGCCGCCGAGAACATCCCCGAAAACCCTCTGCGCTTCCTCTACCCGAACATCCCCAAAGACAAGGCCTTCGGGAAGTACTACCCCAAACCCACAGAGA ctccagaACCAATGGACGtagataacaaagaaaagagtggCTACATGAAGACGGAGCTCATATCTGTCTCAGAAGT ACATCCGTCCAGACTGCATGACAACATGATGCCCATGTCTCCTGACGACTACAGGGCTCTGGAGCAGTACGTCGGCCCCAGGGACATCGACGCCGTG GCCAGCAATCTGATTGGATTTGAAGACTTTGCCATTGAG cttcattaa
- the stat1a gene encoding signal transducer and activator of transcription 1a isoform X1, with translation MAQWCQLQMLDCKYLEQVDQLYDDSFPMDIRQYLSRWIESIDWDTVAMQDSLATVRFHDLLAQLDDQHSRFALENNFLLQHNIRKIKRNLQDRFQDDPVHMAMIISKNLKEEQKILATAKSAEQEGEVTVSAMVVEKQKLDNKMKEIKERVQCVDQNIKNVEDLQDEYDFKINTLKIRENEMNGMTQKELEKEKTLIARMCFELKNKRQEVVIQLTDLLNAAQTLLSDLISEELPEWKQRQQIACIGGPPNACVDQLQNWFTAVAESLQQVRQHLKKLQELEQKFTYESDPITQKKSFLEARALDLLKNLLSNSLVVERQPCMPTHPQRPLVLKTGVQFTVKLRFLVKLQEFNYQLKVKALFDKDVTEKKGFRKFNILGTNTKVMNMEESNGSLAAEFRHLQLKEQKVAGNRTNEGPLIVTEELHSLSFESELQLNQSGLNIKLEAMSLPVVVISNVCQLPSGWASILWYNMLTTEPKNLKFFLSPPPAKWSQLSEVLSWQFSSVTQRGLNQEQLNMLADKLLGAKAQRNPEGLIPWTKFCKQGSNEKSFPFWLWIEGILDLIKRHLLSLWNDGSIMGFISKEREKGLLSDKCPGTFLLRFSESSREGAITFTWIELDVHDKPVYHSVEPYTKKELGAVSLPDIIRTYKVMAAENIPENPLRFLYPNIPKDKAFGKYYPKPTETPEPMDVDNKEKSGYMKTELISVSEVHPSRLHDNMMPMSPDDYRALEQYVGPRDIDAVASNLIGFEDFAIEMNSDFPDQN, from the exons ATGGCGCAGTGGTGCCAACTTCAGATGCTGGACTGCAAGTACCTGGAGCAGGTGGACCAACTGTATGACGACTCCTTCCCCATGGACATAAGACAGTATCTGAGCAGATGGATCGAAAGCATTGACTG GGACACGGTGGCAATGCAGGACTCGCTGGCTACCGTCCGTTTCCACGACCTCCTGGCTCAGCTGGACGACCAACACAGCCGCTTCGCCCTGGAGAACAACTTTCTGCTGCAGCACAACATCCGCAAAATCAAGAGGAACCTGCAG GATCGGTTCCAGGATGATCCGGTCCACATGGCCATGATCATCTCCAAAAACTTGAAGGAGGAGCAGAAGATCCTGGCCACTGCAAAGAGTGCTGAG CAGGAGGGTGAGGTGACGGTGTCTGCCATGGTGGTGGAGAAACAGAAGCTGGACAACAAGATGAAGGAGATCAAAGAAAGAGTTCAG TGTGTGGACCAGAACATCAAGAATGTGGAAGATCTGCAGGACGAGTACGACTTTAAAATCAACACGCTGAAGATCAGGG AGAATGAAATGAACGGCATGACACAGAAGGAGCTGGAGAAAGAGAAGACGCTGATCGCGAGGATGTGCTTTGAGCTGAAGAACAAACGACAG GAAGTGGTGATCCAGCTGACCGACCTCCTGAACGCCGCTCAGACGTTGCTCTCTGACCTGATCTCCGAGGAGCTGCCGGAGTGGAAGCAGCGGCAGCAGATCGCCTGCATTGGAGGTCCACCCAATGCTTGTGTGGACCAGCTGCAGAACTG gtTTACAGCAGTTGCAGAGAGTCTCCAGCAGGTGCGTCAGCATCTAAAGAAGCTGCAGGAGTTGGAGCAGAAGTTTACATACGAGAGCGACCCCATCACGCAGAAGAAATCTTTCCTGGAGGCCCGAGCTCTGGATCTCCTCAAGAACCTGCTCTCCAA ctctcTGGTTGTAGAGAGGCAGCCCTGCATGCCCACCCACCCACAGAGGCCGTTGGTTCTGAAAACAGGCGTCCAGTTCACCGTGAAGCTCCG GTTCCTGGTGAAGCTGCAGGAGTTTAACTACCAACTCAAAGTCAAAGCTCTGTTTGACAA GGATGTGACAGAGAAGAAAGG GTTCCGGAAGTTCAACATTTTGGGAACAAACACCAAAGTGATGAACATGGAGGAGTCGAATGGAAGCCTGGCAGCAGAGTTCAGACATTTG CAACTGAAAGAGCAGAAAGTTGCCGGGAACAGAACAAATGAG GGTCCGCTGATCGTCACCGAAGAGCTTCACTCGCTCAGCTTTGAGTCCGAGCTGCAGCTCAACCAGTCGGGACTCAACATCAAGCTGGAG GCCATGTCTCTGCCTGTTGTGGTCATCTCTAACGTCTGTCAGCTGCCCAGCGGCTGGGCCTCCATCCTGTGGTACAACATGCTCACCACTGAGCCCAAG AACCTGAAGTTCTTTCTCTCGCCTCCACCCGCGAAGTGGTCTCAGCTGTCCGAGGTCCTCAGCTGGCAGTTCTCCTCTGTCACCCAACGGGGCCTGAACCAGGAGCAGCTCAACATGCTGGCGGACAAATTACTCG gaGCTAAAGCTCAGAGGAATCCAGAGGGACTCATTCCCTGGACCAAGTTCTGCAAG CAAGGTTCCAATGAGAAATCTTTTCCCTTCTGGTTGTGGATTGAAGGAATCTTGGATCTGATTAAACGACACCTACTTTCCCTCTGGAACGACGG TTCCATCATGGGTTtcatcagtaaggagagggagaaaggtCTGCTGAGCGACAAGTGTCCCGGCACCTTCCTGCTGCGGTTCAGCGAGAGCAGCAGAGAAGGAGCCATCACCTTCACGTGGATCGAACTCGACGTCCACG ACAAGCCGGTGTATCACTCTGTGGAGCCGTACACAAAGAAAGAGCTGGGTGCCGTGTCTCTGCCCGACATCATCCGCACATACAAGGTGATGGCCGCCGAGAACATCCCCGAAAACCCTCTGCGCTTCCTCTACCCGAACATCCCCAAAGACAAGGCCTTCGGGAAGTACTACCCCAAACCCACAGAGA ctccagaACCAATGGACGtagataacaaagaaaagagtggCTACATGAAGACGGAGCTCATATCTGTCTCAGAAGT ACATCCGTCCAGACTGCATGACAACATGATGCCCATGTCTCCTGACGACTACAGGGCTCTGGAGCAGTACGTCGGCCCCAGGGACATCGACGCCGTG GCCAGCAATCTGATTGGATTTGAAGACTTTGCCATTGAG ATGAATTCAGACTTTCCCGACCAAAACTGA
- the stat1a gene encoding signal transducer and activator of transcription 1a isoform X5, whose translation MAQWCQLQMLDCKYLEQVDQLYDDSFPMDIRQYLSRWIESIDWDTVAMQDSLATVRFHDLLAQLDDQHSRFALENNFLLQHNIRKIKRNLQDRFQDDPVHMAMIISKNLKEEQKILATAKSAEQEGEVTVSAMVVEKQKLDNKMKEIKERVQCVDQNIKNVEDLQDEYDFKINTLKIRENEMNGMTQKELEKEKTLIARMCFELKNKRQEVVIQLTDLLNAAQTLLSDLISEELPEWKQRQQIACIGGPPNACVDQLQNWFTAVAESLQQVRQHLKKLQELEQKFTYESDPITQKKSFLEARALDLLKNLLSNSLVVERQPCMPTHPQRPLVLKTGVQFTVKLRFLVKLQEFNYQLKVKALFDKDVTEKKGFRKFNILGTNTKVMNMEESNGSLAAEFRHLQLKEQKVAGNRTNEGPLIVTEELHSLSFESELQLNQSGLNIKLEAMSLPVVVISNVCQLPSGWASILWYNMLTTEPKNLKFFLSPPPAKWSQLSEVLSWQFSSVTQRGLNQEQLNMLADKLLGAKAQRNPEGLIPWTKFCKQGSNEKSFPFWLWIEGILDLIKRHLLSLWNDGSIMGFISKEREKGLLSDKCPGTFLLRFSESSREGAITFTWIELDVHDKPVYHSVEPYTKKELGAVSLPDIIRTYKVMAAENIPENPLRFLYPNIPKDKAFGKYYPKPTETPEPMDVDNKEKSGYMKTELISVSEVHPSRLHDNMMPMSPDDYRALEQYVGPRDIDAVLH comes from the exons ATGGCGCAGTGGTGCCAACTTCAGATGCTGGACTGCAAGTACCTGGAGCAGGTGGACCAACTGTATGACGACTCCTTCCCCATGGACATAAGACAGTATCTGAGCAGATGGATCGAAAGCATTGACTG GGACACGGTGGCAATGCAGGACTCGCTGGCTACCGTCCGTTTCCACGACCTCCTGGCTCAGCTGGACGACCAACACAGCCGCTTCGCCCTGGAGAACAACTTTCTGCTGCAGCACAACATCCGCAAAATCAAGAGGAACCTGCAG GATCGGTTCCAGGATGATCCGGTCCACATGGCCATGATCATCTCCAAAAACTTGAAGGAGGAGCAGAAGATCCTGGCCACTGCAAAGAGTGCTGAG CAGGAGGGTGAGGTGACGGTGTCTGCCATGGTGGTGGAGAAACAGAAGCTGGACAACAAGATGAAGGAGATCAAAGAAAGAGTTCAG TGTGTGGACCAGAACATCAAGAATGTGGAAGATCTGCAGGACGAGTACGACTTTAAAATCAACACGCTGAAGATCAGGG AGAATGAAATGAACGGCATGACACAGAAGGAGCTGGAGAAAGAGAAGACGCTGATCGCGAGGATGTGCTTTGAGCTGAAGAACAAACGACAG GAAGTGGTGATCCAGCTGACCGACCTCCTGAACGCCGCTCAGACGTTGCTCTCTGACCTGATCTCCGAGGAGCTGCCGGAGTGGAAGCAGCGGCAGCAGATCGCCTGCATTGGAGGTCCACCCAATGCTTGTGTGGACCAGCTGCAGAACTG gtTTACAGCAGTTGCAGAGAGTCTCCAGCAGGTGCGTCAGCATCTAAAGAAGCTGCAGGAGTTGGAGCAGAAGTTTACATACGAGAGCGACCCCATCACGCAGAAGAAATCTTTCCTGGAGGCCCGAGCTCTGGATCTCCTCAAGAACCTGCTCTCCAA ctctcTGGTTGTAGAGAGGCAGCCCTGCATGCCCACCCACCCACAGAGGCCGTTGGTTCTGAAAACAGGCGTCCAGTTCACCGTGAAGCTCCG GTTCCTGGTGAAGCTGCAGGAGTTTAACTACCAACTCAAAGTCAAAGCTCTGTTTGACAA GGATGTGACAGAGAAGAAAGG GTTCCGGAAGTTCAACATTTTGGGAACAAACACCAAAGTGATGAACATGGAGGAGTCGAATGGAAGCCTGGCAGCAGAGTTCAGACATTTG CAACTGAAAGAGCAGAAAGTTGCCGGGAACAGAACAAATGAG GGTCCGCTGATCGTCACCGAAGAGCTTCACTCGCTCAGCTTTGAGTCCGAGCTGCAGCTCAACCAGTCGGGACTCAACATCAAGCTGGAG GCCATGTCTCTGCCTGTTGTGGTCATCTCTAACGTCTGTCAGCTGCCCAGCGGCTGGGCCTCCATCCTGTGGTACAACATGCTCACCACTGAGCCCAAG AACCTGAAGTTCTTTCTCTCGCCTCCACCCGCGAAGTGGTCTCAGCTGTCCGAGGTCCTCAGCTGGCAGTTCTCCTCTGTCACCCAACGGGGCCTGAACCAGGAGCAGCTCAACATGCTGGCGGACAAATTACTCG gaGCTAAAGCTCAGAGGAATCCAGAGGGACTCATTCCCTGGACCAAGTTCTGCAAG CAAGGTTCCAATGAGAAATCTTTTCCCTTCTGGTTGTGGATTGAAGGAATCTTGGATCTGATTAAACGACACCTACTTTCCCTCTGGAACGACGG TTCCATCATGGGTTtcatcagtaaggagagggagaaaggtCTGCTGAGCGACAAGTGTCCCGGCACCTTCCTGCTGCGGTTCAGCGAGAGCAGCAGAGAAGGAGCCATCACCTTCACGTGGATCGAACTCGACGTCCACG ACAAGCCGGTGTATCACTCTGTGGAGCCGTACACAAAGAAAGAGCTGGGTGCCGTGTCTCTGCCCGACATCATCCGCACATACAAGGTGATGGCCGCCGAGAACATCCCCGAAAACCCTCTGCGCTTCCTCTACCCGAACATCCCCAAAGACAAGGCCTTCGGGAAGTACTACCCCAAACCCACAGAGA ctccagaACCAATGGACGtagataacaaagaaaagagtggCTACATGAAGACGGAGCTCATATCTGTCTCAGAAGT ACATCCGTCCAGACTGCATGACAACATGATGCCCATGTCTCCTGACGACTACAGGGCTCTGGAGCAGTACGTCGGCCCCAGGGACATCGACGCCGTG cttcattaa
- the stat1a gene encoding signal transducer and activator of transcription 1a isoform X4, whose protein sequence is MAQWCQLQMLDCKYLEQVDQLYDDSFPMDIRQYLSRWIESIDWDTVAMQDSLATVRFHDLLAQLDDQHSRFALENNFLLQHNIRKIKRNLQDRFQDDPVHMAMIISKNLKEEQKILATAKSAEQEGEVTVSAMVVEKQKLDNKMKEIKERVQCVDQNIKNVEDLQDEYDFKINTLKIRENEMNGMTQKELEKEKTLIARMCFELKNKRQEVVIQLTDLLNAAQTLLSDLISEELPEWKQRQQIACIGGPPNACVDQLQNWFTAVAESLQQVRQHLKKLQELEQKFTYESDPITQKKSFLEARALDLLKNLLSNSLVVERQPCMPTHPQRPLVLKTGVQFTVKLRFLVKLQEFNYQLKVKALFDKDVTEKKGFRKFNILGTNTKVMNMEESNGSLAAEFRHLQLKEQKVAGNRTNEGPLIVTEELHSLSFESELQLNQSGLNIKLEAMSLPVVVISNVCQLPSGWASILWYNMLTTEPKNLKFFLSPPPAKWSQLSEVLSWQFSSVTQRGLNQEQLNMLADKLLGAKAQRNPEGLIPWTKFCKQGSNEKSFPFWLWIEGILDLIKRHLLSLWNDGSIMGFISKEREKGLLSDKCPGTFLLRFSESSREGAITFTWIELDVHDKPVYHSVEPYTKKELGAVSLPDIIRTYKVMAAENIPENPLRFLYPNIPKDKAFGKYYPKPTETPEPMDVDNKEKSGYMKTELISVSEVHPSRLHDNMMPMSPDDYRALEQYVGPRDIDAVMNSDFPDQN, encoded by the exons ATGGCGCAGTGGTGCCAACTTCAGATGCTGGACTGCAAGTACCTGGAGCAGGTGGACCAACTGTATGACGACTCCTTCCCCATGGACATAAGACAGTATCTGAGCAGATGGATCGAAAGCATTGACTG GGACACGGTGGCAATGCAGGACTCGCTGGCTACCGTCCGTTTCCACGACCTCCTGGCTCAGCTGGACGACCAACACAGCCGCTTCGCCCTGGAGAACAACTTTCTGCTGCAGCACAACATCCGCAAAATCAAGAGGAACCTGCAG GATCGGTTCCAGGATGATCCGGTCCACATGGCCATGATCATCTCCAAAAACTTGAAGGAGGAGCAGAAGATCCTGGCCACTGCAAAGAGTGCTGAG CAGGAGGGTGAGGTGACGGTGTCTGCCATGGTGGTGGAGAAACAGAAGCTGGACAACAAGATGAAGGAGATCAAAGAAAGAGTTCAG TGTGTGGACCAGAACATCAAGAATGTGGAAGATCTGCAGGACGAGTACGACTTTAAAATCAACACGCTGAAGATCAGGG AGAATGAAATGAACGGCATGACACAGAAGGAGCTGGAGAAAGAGAAGACGCTGATCGCGAGGATGTGCTTTGAGCTGAAGAACAAACGACAG GAAGTGGTGATCCAGCTGACCGACCTCCTGAACGCCGCTCAGACGTTGCTCTCTGACCTGATCTCCGAGGAGCTGCCGGAGTGGAAGCAGCGGCAGCAGATCGCCTGCATTGGAGGTCCACCCAATGCTTGTGTGGACCAGCTGCAGAACTG gtTTACAGCAGTTGCAGAGAGTCTCCAGCAGGTGCGTCAGCATCTAAAGAAGCTGCAGGAGTTGGAGCAGAAGTTTACATACGAGAGCGACCCCATCACGCAGAAGAAATCTTTCCTGGAGGCCCGAGCTCTGGATCTCCTCAAGAACCTGCTCTCCAA ctctcTGGTTGTAGAGAGGCAGCCCTGCATGCCCACCCACCCACAGAGGCCGTTGGTTCTGAAAACAGGCGTCCAGTTCACCGTGAAGCTCCG GTTCCTGGTGAAGCTGCAGGAGTTTAACTACCAACTCAAAGTCAAAGCTCTGTTTGACAA GGATGTGACAGAGAAGAAAGG GTTCCGGAAGTTCAACATTTTGGGAACAAACACCAAAGTGATGAACATGGAGGAGTCGAATGGAAGCCTGGCAGCAGAGTTCAGACATTTG CAACTGAAAGAGCAGAAAGTTGCCGGGAACAGAACAAATGAG GGTCCGCTGATCGTCACCGAAGAGCTTCACTCGCTCAGCTTTGAGTCCGAGCTGCAGCTCAACCAGTCGGGACTCAACATCAAGCTGGAG GCCATGTCTCTGCCTGTTGTGGTCATCTCTAACGTCTGTCAGCTGCCCAGCGGCTGGGCCTCCATCCTGTGGTACAACATGCTCACCACTGAGCCCAAG AACCTGAAGTTCTTTCTCTCGCCTCCACCCGCGAAGTGGTCTCAGCTGTCCGAGGTCCTCAGCTGGCAGTTCTCCTCTGTCACCCAACGGGGCCTGAACCAGGAGCAGCTCAACATGCTGGCGGACAAATTACTCG gaGCTAAAGCTCAGAGGAATCCAGAGGGACTCATTCCCTGGACCAAGTTCTGCAAG CAAGGTTCCAATGAGAAATCTTTTCCCTTCTGGTTGTGGATTGAAGGAATCTTGGATCTGATTAAACGACACCTACTTTCCCTCTGGAACGACGG TTCCATCATGGGTTtcatcagtaaggagagggagaaaggtCTGCTGAGCGACAAGTGTCCCGGCACCTTCCTGCTGCGGTTCAGCGAGAGCAGCAGAGAAGGAGCCATCACCTTCACGTGGATCGAACTCGACGTCCACG ACAAGCCGGTGTATCACTCTGTGGAGCCGTACACAAAGAAAGAGCTGGGTGCCGTGTCTCTGCCCGACATCATCCGCACATACAAGGTGATGGCCGCCGAGAACATCCCCGAAAACCCTCTGCGCTTCCTCTACCCGAACATCCCCAAAGACAAGGCCTTCGGGAAGTACTACCCCAAACCCACAGAGA ctccagaACCAATGGACGtagataacaaagaaaagagtggCTACATGAAGACGGAGCTCATATCTGTCTCAGAAGT ACATCCGTCCAGACTGCATGACAACATGATGCCCATGTCTCCTGACGACTACAGGGCTCTGGAGCAGTACGTCGGCCCCAGGGACATCGACGCCGTG ATGAATTCAGACTTTCCCGACCAAAACTGA